A single window of Chloracidobacterium sp. DNA harbors:
- a CDS encoding single-stranded DNA-binding protein produces MWRNAVPFGEQINHKRSNKNHAANISILGNAARDSSLKYSEKGTPVASFPIASNSFKNSPEGRVQVTHWFNVVAFGKTAETLAEHVKKGTHLLVHGRLSFSPWSTDSGEPNQVPRSRSSHSSLSDRTVRAAKRARNLLLTAPSRTFPNSRARLFQRHRSMSRSLISSEVGCFCQLGHSVGAVPQFPIEKNERWTMRVAKLVENKCGIETAAEYAPIVTIYGMHHH; encoded by the coding sequence ATATGGCGAAACGCCGTTCCGTTCGGAGAACAAATAAACCACAAAAGGAGCAATAAAAACCATGCAGCAAATATCTCGATACTTGGAAATGCGGCCCGCGATTCGAGCCTGAAATATTCGGAAAAGGGCACACCCGTCGCGAGCTTTCCGATCGCTTCAAACTCGTTCAAGAACAGCCCGGAAGGGCGTGTGCAGGTCACACATTGGTTCAACGTGGTCGCCTTTGGCAAGACTGCGGAGACGCTCGCCGAGCATGTAAAAAAGGGAACGCATCTGCTTGTCCACGGCAGGCTCTCGTTCAGCCCGTGGAGCACAGATAGCGGCGAGCCCAATCAGGTGCCGAGATCTCGCTCTTCTCATTCGAGTTTGTCGGATCGAACCGTTCGGGCGGCCAAACGGGCCAGGAACCTACTGCTGACAGCCCCGAGCCGGACGTTCCCGAATTCACGGGCACGGCTGTTCCAGAGGCACCGGTCAATGAGCCGTTCATTGATCAGTTCTGAGGTAGGTTGTTTCTGCCAGTTGGGGCATAGCGTCGGTGCCGTGCCCCAGTTTCCTATAGAGAAAAACGAGAGGTGGACAATGAGGGTTGCCAAATTAGTTGAGAATAAATGCGGGATAGAGACTGCGGCCGAATATGCGCCTATTGTGACGATCTATGGGATGCATCATCATTAG
- a CDS encoding single-stranded DNA-binding protein: protein MSANISIIGNLGKTPETKITDNGTLVASFSMASNSFRNSAEGRVEKTDWFRVTAFGKQAETLARYVRKGSRLYVQGRLTFNPWVDQNESPQAGAEIVLQEFQFLSGRRDEEGDGVAMPTAQTAPVELQQAAAY from the coding sequence ATGTCAGCAAATATTTCGATCATCGGCAATCTCGGCAAGACACCGGAAACTAAGATCACGGACAACGGCACCCTCGTGGCAAGCTTTTCAATGGCCTCGAATTCATTCAGGAACAGTGCGGAGGGACGTGTCGAGAAGACAGACTGGTTCCGCGTGACGGCATTCGGAAAGCAGGCGGAGACACTTGCTCGCTACGTGCGAAAAGGCAGTCGTCTTTACGTTCAGGGCCGTCTGACCTTTAACCCGTGGGTGGATCAGAACGAATCTCCGCAGGCGGGAGCAGAGATCGTGCTTCAGGAGTTCCAATTCCTGTCGGGCCGCCGCGATGAGGAAGGAGACGGAGTTGCAATGCCGACGGCACAAACCGCACCGGTCGAACTCCAGCAGGCCGCTGCTTACTAA